Proteins found in one Triticum urartu cultivar G1812 chromosome 4, Tu2.1, whole genome shotgun sequence genomic segment:
- the LOC125555013 gene encoding uncharacterized protein LOC125555013, with the protein MATAASASAFLFHAPPRGHHHHHKPKPASRPTTTLCSAAPSSTPSLADQLEPLSRTLLTDKPTPAADRAQRPTPEPTWVNPSRPRPTVLSLRRQRRRPAASHPSSAPLQPLLRDLRALPEDADLAPTLSAFFPLPGSPPTSSDALLLLNYLHPSWRKTLSLLAYLRALPADAGFAVDTILFNVALKSLRAARRWDEAERLALDMLDSGVPLDNITYSTLITAARRCRQFAKAVEWFERMYSPGSAVLPDEVTYSAVLDVYAQLRMKEEVLALFDRARGSGWKPDHVAFAVLAKMFGEAGDYDGIQFVFKEMREVGIKPNIFVYNALLEALGKTGKPGLARNLFEEMTAEGVEPNARTLTAVAKIYGRARWGRDALQLWDQMRERKIPADSILCNTLLSMCADVGLVAEAEQLFEEMKDPDLTDVPQPDKWSYTAMINIYGSIKDADRALQLFVEMLQSGIEANIMSYTIVIQCLGKANRIRDAVEVLEAGLERGLKPDDRLCGCLLSVVALSSGEETELVLGCLEKFNGNLVKLIRMLGDDQVGTDELKEQLRAVLNAAETEVRRPYCNCLIDICQNHGLPARRPRELFRLAQCYGLYSKLHIRKDDEWLLDLRSLSVGAAKTAFDDWMAALSERAAQGQTLPQSFNVFTGSSTHKFAQGLASAFAAHLEEAAAPFRPSESQVGSFVSSRDELVQWLQTSSSSSPVVGSPGLLALGKIYGAAATAAMQADRMEMEEEHWSVVEGDDFSTIFPHGRHKKGYWLEKAIGFVALSCGDGFLGPSRASPPQVASSSHRPPQPTQTRQRERSEGDRRAEIGRRGRRKMILAVLFANSEGNILIERFHGVPAEERLHWRSFLVKLGAENLKGAKSEELLVASHKSVSIVYTMIGDICLYIVGKDEYDELALSEVIFAVTSAVKDVCAKPPTERLFLDKYGRICLCLDEIVWQGLLENTEKDRVRRLIRLKPPVEPPPRFSLIHLPASLVAGRPRERSKKRPAGRPETMDLVNGVLNWAAMPAMVTTLLLFYPPYYLFKLCYSFLSYLFPDDLKRKVVLITGASSGIGEQLAYQYATKGACLALVARREWSLRQVADRAFELGAPDVIILPGDVADPDDCNRFVQAAADHFGRLDHLVCNAGIASVGAFQEIPDVTNYSSQLDVNFWGAVQSTFAALPHLKRTRGRIVVTASATGWNPVPCMVFYNAANAALINFFETLRSELGSEVGITIVTPGWIESEMSKGKFLKEDGGVEVDQEYRDAQIGLFPVEYAKNCARAMVQAARQGDRYLTVPSWFGTMYLWRVFAPEVVEFCYRLLYMHGHGGGDQTDAPSKTMAQGGGKQMLYPSSLSSSDVKND; encoded by the exons atggccaccgccgcctccgcctccgccttcCTCTTCCACGCCCCGCCGCgcggccaccaccaccaccacaagCCCAAGCCCGCCTCCAGGCCCACCACCACCCTCTGCTCCGCCGCGCCCTCCTCCACGCCGTCCCTCGCCGACCAGCTGGAGCCGCTCTCGCGCACGCTGCTCACGGACAAGCCCACCCCCGCCGCCGACCGCGCGCAGCGCCCCACCCCGGAGCCCACCTGGGTCAACCCCTCCAGGCCGCGCCCCACCGTGCTGTCCCtccgccgccagcgccgccgcccggccgccTCCCACCCCTCCTCGGCGCCGCTCCAGCCGCTGCTCCGCGACCTGCGCGCGCTCCCGGAGGACGCCGACCTGGCACCCACCCTCAGCGCCTTCTTCCCGCTCCCGGGCTCCCCGCCCACCTCCTCCGACGCGCTGCTCCTCCTCAACTacctccacccgtcctggcgcaAGACGCTCTCCCTCCTCGCCTACCTCCGCGCGCTCCCCGCCGACGCCGGCTTCGCCGTCGACACCATCCTCTTCAACGTCGCCCTCAAGTCGCTCCGCGCCGCGCGCCGCTGGGACGAGGCGGAGCGGCTGGCGCTCGACATGCTCGACTCCGGCGTCCCGCTCGACAACATCACCTACTCCACCCTCATcaccgccgcccgccgctgcCGCCAGTTCGCCAAGGCCGTCGAGTGGTTCGAGCGCATGTACTCGCCCGGCAGCGCCGTGCTCCCCGACGAGGTCACCTACTCCGCCGTCCTCGACGTCTACGCGCAGCTCCGCATGAAGGAGGAGGTGCTGGCGCTCTTCGACCGCGCCCGCGGCAGCGGCTGGAAGCCCGACCACGTCGCCTTCGCCGTGCTCGCCAAGATGTTCGGCGAGGCCGGCGACTACGACGGCATCCAGTTCGTCTTCAAGGAGATGCGGGAGGTCGGCATCAAGCCCAACATCTTCGTCTACAACGCGCTGCTCGAGGCGCTCGGCAAGACCGGCAAGCCCGGGCTCGCCCGCAACCTGTTCGAGGAAATGACCGCCGAGGGCGTCGAGCCCAACGCGCGCACGCTCACCGCCGTGGCCAAGATCTACGGCCGGGCGCGCTGGGGACGCGACGCGCTCCAGCTCTGGGACCAGATGCGCGAGAGGAAGATCCCCGCCGACAGCATCCTCTGCAACACGCTGCTCAGCATGTGCGCCGACGTGGGGCTCGTGGCCGAGGCCGAGCAGCTCTTCGAGGAGATGAAGGACCCGGACCTCACCGACGTCCCCCAGCCGGACAAGTGGAGCTACACGGCCATGATCAACATCTACGGGAGCATCAAGGACGCCGACCGCGCGCTCCAGCTGTTTGTGGAAATGCTCCAGAGCGGCATAGAGGCCAACATCATGAGCTACACCATCGTGATCCAATGCCTCGGCAAGGCGAACAGGATACGGGACGCCGTGGAGGTGCTCGAGGCGGGGCTGGAGAGGGGCCTCAAGCCCGACGACCGGCTATGCGGGTGCCTGCTCTCCGTCGTCGCACTAAGCAGCGGCGAGGAGACGGAGCTGGTGCTCGGCTGCCTTGAGAAGTTCAATGGAAACCTGGTCAAGCTGATCAGGATGCTCGGGGACGACCAGGTGGGCACCGACGAGCTCAAGGAGCAGCTGAGGGCCGTGCTGAACGCCGCAGAGACCGAGGTGCGCCGGCCCTACTGCAACTGCCTTATCGACATATGCCAGAACCATGGCCTCCCCGCCCGGAGGCCGAGGGAGCTCTTCCGGCTCGCACAGTGCTACGGCCTCTACTCCAAGCTCCACATCAGGAAAGACGATGAGTGGCTGCTAGACCTGCGGTCCCTCTCAGTCGGCGCTGCCAAGACGGCGTTCGACGACTGGATGGCGGCCCTCTCAGAGCGCGCCGCGCAGGGCCAGACCCTACCACAGTCCTTCAACGTGTTCACCGGGTCCAGCACCCACAAGTTCGCGCAGGGGCTGGCGAGTGCCTTCGCCGCCCACCTCGAGGAGGCGGCGGCACCGTTCCGTCCCAGCGAGTCCCAGGTCGGCAGCTTCGTCAGCTCCAGGGATGAGCTAGTGCAGTGGCTGCAGACGAGCAGTTCATCGTCTCCGGTCGTGGGA TCACCTGGTCTGCTGGCCCTTGGAAAGATTTATggtgctgctgctactgctgccatGCAGGCTGATAGAATGGAAATGGAAGAGGAGCACTGGTCAGTTGTTGAAGGTGATGATTTTTCCACTATTTTTCCTCATGGTAGACATAAAAAG GGTTACTGGCTGGAAAAGGCGATCGGTTTCGTCGCGCTTAGTTGCGGCGATGGCTTT CTCGGTCCGAGTCGCGCGAGTCCACCACAAGTCGCTTCTTCCTCCCACCGGCCACCACAGCCCACACAGACGCGGCAGAGAGAGAGATCGGAGGGGGATCGCCGGGCAGAGATCGGCCGGagagggaggaggaagatgaTACTCGCCGTGCTCTTCGCCAACTCCGAGGGAAACATCCTCATCGAGAG GTTCCATGGCGTCCCGGCGGAGGAGCGGCTGCACTGGCGCTCCTTCCTCGTCAAGCTCGGCGCCGAGAACCTCAAGGGGGCCAAGTCCGAGGAGCTCCTCGTCGCCTCCCACAA GTCGGTCTCCATTGTGTATACCATGATCGGGGACATCTGCCTGTACATTGTCGGCAAGGATGAATATGATGAGCTTGCTC TGTCGGAGGTGATCTTCGCTGTTACGTCGGCGGTGAAGGATGTGTGTGCGAAACCACCCACCGAGCGCCTCTTCCTGGACAAGTACGGGAGGATCTGCCTGTGCCTGGACGAGATCGTTTGGCAG GGGTTGCTGGAGAACACGGAGAAGGACAGGGTTCGGAGGCTGATCAGGCTCAAGCCCCCTGTGGAGCCA CCACCTCGGTTCTCACTCATCCATCTTCCGGCGAGCTTGGTAGCAGGCAGGCCGAGAGAGAGATCGAAGAAGAGACCTGCCGGCCGGCCGGAGACGATGGATCTGGTGAACGGCGTGCTCAACTGGGCGGCGATGCCCGCCATGGTCACCACCCTCCTGCTCTTCTACCCGCCCTACTACCTCTTCAAGCTCTGCTACTCCTTCCTCTCCTACCTCTTCCCCGACGACCTCAAGCGCAAGGTCGTCCTCATCACCGGCGCCTCCTCCGGCATCGGCGAG CAACTGGCCTACCAGTACGCCACCAAGGGGGCATGCCTCGCCCTGGTCGCCAGGAGGGAGTGGAGCCTCCGGCAAGTCGCCGACCGCGCCTTCGAGCTCGGCGCGCCGGATGTCATCATTCTCCCCGGCGACGTCGCAGACCCCGACGACTGCAACAGATTCGTTCAGGCCGCGGCCGACCACTTCGGCCGAT TGGACCATCTTGTGTGCAACGCTGGCATTGCAAGCGTAGGCGCTTTTCAGGAGATTCCCGATGTCACTAACTACAGCTCTCAGCTT GATGTGAACTTCTGGGGCGCAGTTCAGTCCACTTTTGCTGCTCTACCTCATCTTAAAAGGACCCGAGGGAGGATCGTGGTCACCGCCTCCGCAACCGGATGGAACCCCGTTCCGTGCATGGTTTTCTATAAt GCTGCCAATGCCGCACTGATTAACTTCTTCGAGACGCTGCGGTCGGAGCTTGGCAGTGAAGTTGGCATCACGATAGTGACGCCCGGGTGGATCGAGTCCGAGATGTCCAAAGGAAAGTTTCTGAAGGAGGACGGCGGCGTGGAGGTTGATCAAGAATATCGAGAT GCTCAAATCGGCCTCTTCCCAGTGGAGTACGCCAAGAACTGCGCGAGGGCCATGGTGCAGGCAGCTCGCCAAGGCGACCGCTACCTCACCGTGCCGTCCTGGTTCGGAACAATGTACCTGTGGAGGGTGTTTGCGCCGGAGGTCGTCGAGTTCTGCTACCGCCTCCTGTACATGCACGGCCATGGTGGCGGCGACCAGACCGATGCGCCGAGCAAGACGATGGCCCAGGGTGGCGGGAAGCAGATGCTGTACCCCTCCTCGCTGAGCTCTTCAGACGTCAAGAACGACTAG